The proteins below come from a single Dermatophilaceae bacterium Soc4.6 genomic window:
- the rsmI gene encoding 16S rRNA (cytidine(1402)-2'-O)-methyltransferase: MTDADPRTPGTLVLAATPIGDPRDAAPRLGEELAGADVVAAEDTRRLRRLLGELGVEPRGRVVSYHEHNEAARTPDLVERLRAGERVVVVTDAGMPSVSDPGYRLVTAAVEAGVRVTCVPGPSAVLMALAVSGLPVDRFCFEGFLPRKSGERARGLAQLADERRTMVFFEAPHRIDATLEAMAQAFGADRPAAVCRELTKTYEEVRRGGLAELATWAAEGVRGEITVVVAGATPRERTVEEVLPDITRRVAAGERLKDVCADLAVATGLSKKALYDAAVVRTGSRRAAAASATVRPSADARSSSVKGLLM; this comes from the coding sequence ATGACCGACGCCGACCCCCGCACCCCCGGCACGCTCGTGCTCGCGGCGACCCCGATCGGCGACCCGCGCGACGCGGCTCCGCGGCTGGGTGAGGAGCTCGCGGGCGCTGACGTCGTCGCCGCGGAGGACACCCGCCGCCTGCGCCGGCTGCTCGGCGAGCTCGGCGTCGAGCCCCGCGGACGGGTCGTCAGCTATCACGAGCACAACGAGGCCGCGCGCACGCCCGACCTCGTCGAGCGGCTGCGCGCCGGCGAGCGCGTCGTCGTCGTCACGGACGCCGGTATGCCGTCGGTGTCGGACCCGGGCTACCGCCTGGTGACCGCCGCGGTCGAGGCCGGGGTGCGGGTGACCTGTGTGCCGGGGCCGAGCGCGGTGCTGATGGCCCTCGCGGTCTCGGGTCTGCCGGTCGACCGCTTCTGCTTCGAGGGCTTCCTGCCGCGCAAGTCGGGGGAGCGTGCCCGCGGGCTCGCCCAGCTCGCCGACGAGCGGCGCACGATGGTCTTCTTCGAGGCCCCCCACCGCATCGACGCCACGCTCGAGGCGATGGCGCAGGCCTTCGGGGCCGACCGGCCCGCGGCGGTCTGCCGCGAGCTGACCAAGACGTATGAGGAGGTGCGCCGCGGCGGACTGGCCGAGCTCGCCACCTGGGCGGCCGAGGGGGTCAGGGGTGAGATCACCGTCGTGGTCGCGGGTGCGACGCCGCGCGAGCGCACGGTCGAGGAGGTGCTGCCCGACATCACCCGCAGGGTCGCCGCCGGCGAGCGGCTCAAGGACGTCTGTGCCGACCTGGCGGTCGCGACCGGGCTGTCGAAGAAGGCGCTCTATGACGCGGCGGTCGTGCGGACGGGATCGCGTCGGGCCGCAGCGGCGTCGGCCACCGTGCGCCCGAGCGCCGACGCGAGGTCGTCGAGCGTGAAGGGCTTGCTGATGTAG
- a CDS encoding GNAT family N-acetyltransferase: MDTPTPRPSVVVDVADDEERFLRSDLLTWFQEPPLEPVADSVAVLAPGDRYAAQLRPDPGGPGDPGDLGIDPRCYAGIYGTYPLQVTVPGPLDTLRQVPVNGLTWVGVHPDARRRGVLTAMMGHHLGLTREGDWSGLSALHASETAIYGRHGYGVASLQLTATLAHGATLTAPQLDEAAALVQTRLHDAVDVAGRLHRMLQTLSATAMGAVALPERTVRHFLTDTPQTVRDTEPRRALVAVRDGVDVGFAVLRRRPKWEHDLPAGSVDAWVVDGEPAVRLALLRRLLDLDLTTTLTMRTVGPDDVLFDWAAPARGLAGGTVDSLWLRLADLTTALATRGYARACDVVLEVTDERVPTNAGRWRLAVGDDGVGAATRTDDSAGVRLDVADLGAAYLGGRRLARMLEAGRIAEILPGAVAELDAAFRTTHRIAAAAGF; encoded by the coding sequence ATGGACACGCCGACGCCTCGCCCCTCCGTCGTCGTCGACGTCGCAGACGACGAGGAAAGATTCCTGCGATCCGACCTGCTGACCTGGTTCCAGGAGCCGCCGCTCGAGCCGGTGGCCGACTCGGTCGCCGTCCTCGCCCCGGGCGACCGCTACGCCGCTCAGCTGCGCCCTGACCCAGGCGGGCCGGGCGACCCGGGCGACCTCGGCATCGACCCACGCTGCTACGCCGGCATCTACGGCACCTACCCCCTGCAGGTCACCGTGCCCGGCCCGCTCGACACCCTGCGGCAGGTGCCGGTCAACGGCCTGACCTGGGTCGGGGTGCACCCCGACGCTCGCCGTCGCGGCGTGCTCACCGCGATGATGGGCCACCACCTCGGGCTCACTCGCGAGGGCGACTGGTCGGGTCTGTCAGCCCTGCACGCGAGCGAGACCGCCATCTACGGCCGTCATGGGTATGGCGTCGCATCCCTCCAGCTCACGGCCACCCTGGCTCACGGCGCGACCCTCACCGCGCCCCAGCTCGACGAGGCGGCGGCCCTCGTGCAGACCCGGCTCCACGACGCGGTCGACGTCGCCGGCCGGCTCCACCGGATGCTTCAGACCCTGTCGGCCACCGCGATGGGCGCCGTCGCCCTGCCCGAGCGCACGGTCAGGCACTTCCTCACCGACACCCCGCAGACCGTCCGCGACACCGAGCCGCGCCGGGCCCTGGTCGCCGTGCGCGACGGCGTCGACGTGGGCTTCGCGGTCCTGCGCCGCAGGCCGAAGTGGGAGCACGACCTGCCGGCCGGGTCGGTCGACGCCTGGGTGGTCGACGGCGAGCCCGCGGTGCGTCTCGCGCTGCTGCGCCGGCTGCTCGACCTCGACCTGACGACGACGCTGACGATGCGCACCGTCGGGCCGGACGACGTGCTCTTCGACTGGGCCGCACCGGCCCGTGGTCTCGCCGGCGGCACCGTCGACTCCCTCTGGCTGCGCCTCGCCGACCTGACCACGGCCCTTGCCACCCGCGGCTACGCCCGCGCCTGCGACGTCGTGCTCGAGGTGACCGACGAACGGGTGCCCACCAACGCCGGCCGCTGGCGGCTGGCCGTGGGCGACGACGGGGTGGGCGCAGCGACCCGCACCGACGACTCGGCAGGAGTGCGGCTCGACGTCGCGGACCTCGGGGCGGCCTACCTCGGTGGTCGGCGGCTGGCCCGGATGCTCGAGGCCGGGCGGATCGCCGAGATCCTGCCCGGCGCCGTCGCCGAGCTCGACGCCGCCTTCCGCACGACCCACCGCATCGCCGCCGCCGCGGGCTTCTGA
- a CDS encoding CocE/NonD family hydrolase produces MARPARTTSWAARRTALVASLALLLAPLATTAIVTVAAAPAGAETAIRTETAKVAVGAEPDGSTVSLDVSVYEPAAGTDHPAVLLAHGFGGSKGDLAEQAKELARGGYVAVTWSARGFGASGGRIHLDDPAYEVADARVLLSQLAARPEVRLDAPGDARVGVVGGSYGGALALMLGATDPRIDAVAASITWNDLADSFFPQNATAPQPTTSTAPAPTAGTSPAAVTGSATTGPFKQLWASRFFVGTVAAGQGVDPSCGRFDPTVCRLFLQASATGDASPELLALMRAHSPKPLLAGLTAPTLLVQGMHDSLFGIGQADATATSLAAQGTPVSVRWMDGGHDGISSTADSDTAAIRTWLDHYVGGTTKPVADSPMPLPSFVFAQPLAARQTAAVLSGTDAPYDRAATSVTVPIDATSKPLLNPPGGQPASTTLLPVSGALASTLPSYPLAALGGQSAAFDTAALPQGLTIVGSPRVRLLVRSSGTSSTLFLSLWQVTGGTVTLPRQVVAPVTVATTPGQAVAVDVTLAAATWVVPQGSSLRVLVTSTDSTYAAPRVSRTDQVGVSDLRLPEVAASPLAGQSGSTGSDPETVGVLAAISVVLLALAGSALWRRHRRRAVAARPDLADTPLVVEHLVKTYSDGHRAVDDVSWRAERGQVVGLLGPNGAGKTTTLRMVLGLIRADSGTVHLLGEQVAAGSPVLGRVGALVEGPGFLPHLTGRQNLEAYWAATGRDRADAAFDEVLDVAALGGAVDRVVRSYSQGMRQRLGIAQAMLGLPELLILDEPTNGLDPPQIAGMRPILQRYAAAGRTVVVSSHLLSEVEMTCTHVVVMHAGHVVTTGTVAELVDSSDTTVLEVLSHDESARDGVPTGEPVREAVARLRATTGVTTVEATDDGATTRLVTTATLPRADVVRAATDAGLDVVGVSSRKHLEEVFLGVIAAAAGGVPGGDEPDGGDSASLTDRLRQVRAR; encoded by the coding sequence ATGGCCAGACCCGCGCGCACGACCAGCTGGGCAGCGCGCAGGACGGCCCTCGTGGCATCCCTGGCGCTGCTCCTCGCCCCGCTCGCCACCACGGCGATCGTGACCGTCGCCGCCGCCCCGGCCGGGGCCGAGACGGCGATCCGCACCGAGACCGCGAAGGTGGCGGTGGGCGCCGAGCCCGACGGGTCGACCGTCTCGCTCGACGTGTCGGTCTACGAGCCCGCGGCGGGCACCGACCACCCCGCCGTGCTGCTCGCCCACGGGTTCGGCGGGAGCAAGGGCGACCTCGCCGAGCAGGCCAAGGAGCTGGCCCGCGGGGGCTACGTCGCGGTCACCTGGAGCGCCCGCGGCTTCGGCGCCTCGGGCGGCCGCATCCACCTCGACGACCCGGCATATGAAGTCGCTGACGCGCGAGTCCTGTTGTCGCAGCTGGCCGCCCGGCCCGAGGTGCGCCTCGACGCACCGGGCGACGCCCGGGTCGGGGTGGTCGGAGGCTCCTACGGCGGCGCGCTCGCGCTGATGCTCGGCGCCACCGACCCGCGCATCGACGCGGTGGCCGCCTCCATCACGTGGAACGACCTCGCCGACTCGTTCTTCCCCCAGAACGCCACCGCTCCCCAGCCGACCACCTCGACCGCCCCGGCCCCGACCGCCGGCACGTCGCCCGCCGCCGTGACCGGGTCGGCCACGACGGGCCCCTTCAAGCAGCTGTGGGCCTCACGGTTCTTCGTCGGCACCGTGGCCGCCGGCCAGGGTGTCGACCCCTCCTGCGGCCGCTTCGACCCGACCGTGTGCCGGCTCTTCCTCCAGGCCTCGGCCACGGGTGACGCCAGCCCCGAGCTGCTGGCCCTCATGCGCGCGCACAGCCCGAAGCCGCTGCTGGCCGGCCTCACGGCCCCGACCCTGCTGGTGCAGGGGATGCACGACAGCCTCTTCGGCATCGGCCAGGCCGACGCGACGGCCACCAGCCTTGCCGCACAGGGCACCCCGGTCTCGGTGCGCTGGATGGACGGCGGTCACGACGGCATCAGCAGCACCGCCGACTCCGACACCGCCGCCATCCGCACCTGGCTCGACCACTACGTCGGGGGCACCACCAAGCCCGTCGCCGACAGCCCCATGCCGTTGCCCTCCTTCGTCTTCGCCCAGCCGCTCGCGGCGCGCCAGACGGCGGCGGTGCTGTCGGGGACCGACGCTCCATACGACCGGGCCGCGACCTCGGTGACCGTGCCGATCGACGCGACGTCCAAGCCCCTGCTCAACCCGCCCGGCGGCCAGCCGGCGTCGACGACGCTGCTGCCGGTGAGCGGTGCCCTGGCCAGCACCCTGCCGTCCTACCCGCTGGCCGCGCTGGGTGGGCAGTCCGCCGCCTTCGACACCGCCGCCCTGCCCCAGGGGCTCACCATCGTCGGGTCGCCCCGGGTGCGGCTGCTGGTGCGCTCGAGCGGCACGAGCAGCACGCTCTTCCTCAGCCTGTGGCAGGTCACGGGGGGCACGGTCACGCTGCCCCGCCAGGTCGTGGCCCCCGTCACCGTGGCGACGACCCCCGGCCAGGCCGTCGCGGTCGACGTCACCCTGGCCGCCGCGACCTGGGTGGTGCCGCAGGGCAGCAGCCTGCGCGTGCTGGTCACCTCGACCGACTCGACCTATGCCGCGCCCCGCGTCTCGCGCACCGACCAGGTCGGCGTCTCCGACCTGCGGCTGCCCGAGGTGGCCGCCAGCCCCCTCGCCGGGCAGAGCGGGTCGACCGGCTCCGACCCGGAGACGGTCGGTGTCCTGGCGGCCATCTCGGTCGTGCTGTTGGCCCTCGCGGGATCGGCGCTGTGGCGCCGCCACCGACGACGCGCCGTCGCCGCGCGCCCCGACCTCGCCGACACCCCGCTGGTCGTCGAGCACCTGGTCAAGACCTACTCCGACGGGCACCGCGCCGTCGACGACGTCTCGTGGCGGGCCGAGCGTGGCCAGGTGGTGGGCCTGCTCGGCCCCAACGGCGCCGGCAAGACGACGACCCTGCGGATGGTGCTCGGCCTGATCCGCGCCGACTCCGGCACGGTGCACCTGCTCGGCGAGCAGGTCGCCGCCGGCTCGCCCGTGCTGGGCCGTGTCGGTGCGCTGGTCGAGGGCCCCGGCTTCCTGCCGCACCTCACCGGCCGACAGAACCTCGAGGCCTACTGGGCGGCGACCGGCCGCGACCGGGCCGACGCCGCCTTCGACGAGGTGCTCGACGTCGCCGCCCTCGGCGGGGCCGTCGACCGCGTGGTGCGCTCCTACAGCCAAGGCATGCGTCAGCGCCTCGGCATCGCGCAGGCGATGCTCGGCCTGCCCGAGCTGCTCATCCTCGACGAGCCGACCAACGGCCTCGACCCGCCCCAGATCGCCGGCATGCGCCCCATCCTCCAGCGGTATGCCGCCGCCGGCCGCACCGTCGTCGTCTCCAGCCACCTCCTGTCCGAGGTCGAGATGACCTGCACCCACGTCGTCGTCATGCACGCCGGTCACGTGGTGACGACCGGCACCGTCGCCGAGCTCGTCGACAGCAGCGACACCACGGTGCTCGAGGTGCTGTCCCACGACGAGTCCGCCCGGGACGGGGTCCCGACGGGTGAGCCGGTCCGCGAGGCCGTGGCCCGGCTGCGCGCCACCACCGGCGTGACGACCGTCGAGGCCACCGACGACGGCGCGACCACCCGGCTCGTGACGACGGCGACCCTGCCCCGGGCCGACGTCGTGCGGGCCGCGACCGACGCCGGGCTCGACGTCGTCGGGGTGAGCAGCCGCAAGCACCTCGAGGAGGTCTTCCTCGGCGTGATCGCGGCCGCTGCAGGGGGGGTGCCGGGCGGTGACGAGCCGGACGGCGGAGACTCCGCCTCGCTCACCGACCGGCTGCGTCAGGTGCGGGCCCGATGA
- a CDS encoding ABC transporter permease — MSAAPTTGHRPRRPLTWRAELGRQLRRRRTLWSFALILALPLVVVGAFAIGGSSPSSSNPTTTTSFVSLATANAANFAVFAISASASFLLVVLAALFVGDTVPSEASWATLRYLLVAPVPRARLLTSKLVVALATTACAVALLVAWSLLVGGVFYGWGTFTNPAGGTLGWEVLGWRFVGIAVFLVITLLQVGAIAFALGVRTDAPLGAVGGAVMVTIVSAILGQIDNLGSLRNGLPMYYQRAWFDLLTPSVDWSGLRHGTVWSLLWTTVFVGLGYTIFRRKDVLS, encoded by the coding sequence ATGAGCGCCGCACCCACCACCGGCCACCGGCCCCGTCGACCCCTGACCTGGCGGGCCGAGCTGGGTCGGCAGCTGCGCCGACGCCGCACGCTGTGGTCCTTCGCGCTCATCCTGGCCCTGCCCCTCGTCGTCGTCGGCGCCTTCGCCATCGGCGGGTCCAGCCCCAGCTCGTCGAACCCCACCACCACCACGAGCTTCGTCTCGCTGGCCACGGCGAACGCCGCGAACTTCGCCGTCTTCGCGATCTCGGCGTCGGCCTCCTTCCTGCTCGTGGTGCTGGCCGCGCTGTTCGTCGGCGACACCGTGCCGTCGGAGGCGTCGTGGGCGACCCTGCGCTACCTGCTCGTCGCCCCGGTGCCACGGGCCCGCCTGCTCACCAGCAAGCTCGTCGTCGCCCTGGCCACGACGGCCTGCGCGGTGGCGCTACTGGTCGCCTGGTCGCTGCTGGTCGGCGGGGTGTTCTACGGCTGGGGCACCTTCACCAACCCGGCCGGTGGCACCCTCGGCTGGGAGGTGCTGGGCTGGAGGTTCGTCGGCATCGCCGTCTTCCTCGTCATCACCCTGCTGCAGGTCGGGGCCATCGCCTTCGCCCTCGGCGTGCGCACCGACGCCCCGCTCGGGGCCGTGGGGGGCGCGGTGATGGTCACGATCGTCTCGGCCATCCTCGGGCAGATCGACAACCTCGGGTCGCTGCGCAACGGCCTGCCGATGTACTACCAACGCGCCTGGTTCGACCTGCTCACACCGAGCGTCGACTGGTCGGGCCTGCGCCACGGCACCGTGTGGTCGCTGCTGTGGACCACCGTCTTCGTCGGCCTCGGCTACACGATCTTCCGGCGCAAGGACGTCCTCAGCTGA
- a CDS encoding DinB family protein, translating to MPGMPPPVPTEKAALRAFLAQQHDGVRGAAYGLTDEQAHSAPSTSAITIAGLLRHLTVMETAWVRRATAAPAPHVSDARPLEEAAAAYGSDWDPHGETLSDLMSAFDAMTARTEALVDELDLDTPVPVPRDAPWFPRDVEAWSVRWVWFHLIEEVARHAGHADIVRESIDGATMYELLAGREGWPATPWLTPWAPPGAPAATP from the coding sequence ATGCCCGGTATGCCGCCGCCCGTCCCCACCGAGAAGGCCGCCCTGCGCGCCTTCCTGGCCCAGCAGCACGACGGCGTGCGCGGCGCCGCCTACGGCCTCACCGACGAGCAGGCGCACAGCGCTCCCTCCACGAGCGCCATCACCATCGCCGGGCTGCTCAGGCACCTGACCGTCATGGAGACCGCCTGGGTGCGCCGGGCCACTGCCGCCCCGGCACCCCACGTGTCCGACGCCCGGCCGCTCGAGGAGGCGGCCGCCGCCTACGGCAGCGACTGGGACCCGCACGGCGAGACCCTCTCCGACCTGATGTCCGCCTTCGACGCGATGACCGCGCGCACCGAGGCCCTCGTCGACGAGCTCGACCTCGACACGCCGGTGCCCGTGCCCCGCGACGCCCCGTGGTTCCCCCGGGACGTCGAGGCGTGGTCGGTGCGCTGGGTGTGGTTCCACCTCATCGAGGAGGTTGCCCGGCACGCCGGGCACGCCGACATCGTGCGCGAGTCGATCGACGGCGCGACCATGTACGAGCTGCTCGCCGGCCGCGAGGGCTGGCCGGCGACGCCGTGGCTCACCCCGTGGGCCCCTCCCGGGGCTCCAGCAGCGACGCCCTGA
- a CDS encoding TetR/AcrR family transcriptional regulator, with protein sequence MTATPTAPTAARARRPTDRFDERRDQLAESALTTLGELGYARSSLREIAANSAFSHGVVHYYFHDKLELIVYCVRHYKARCVHRYDAVVRDSVTADELLDGFAATLVQTLRDEAPMHRLWYDLRSQSMFEQSLREAVTMIDRTLEEMIWRVVSRYGELCGRPVLAGPDAAYGMLDGLFQQALLGFTAGDETVMTTLADQVHGLMPLLLGPVPATPSAAN encoded by the coding sequence ATGACCGCCACCCCCACGGCGCCGACAGCGGCGCGCGCCCGGCGCCCCACCGACCGCTTCGACGAGCGCCGCGACCAGCTGGCCGAGTCGGCCCTGACGACCCTCGGTGAGCTCGGCTACGCCCGCTCCAGCCTGCGCGAGATCGCGGCCAACTCGGCCTTCAGCCACGGTGTCGTCCACTACTACTTCCACGACAAGCTCGAGCTCATCGTCTACTGCGTGCGCCACTACAAGGCCCGCTGCGTACACCGCTACGACGCTGTCGTGCGCGACTCGGTCACCGCCGACGAGCTGCTCGACGGCTTCGCGGCCACCCTCGTGCAGACCCTGCGCGACGAGGCCCCGATGCACCGGCTGTGGTACGACCTGCGCAGCCAGAGCATGTTCGAGCAGTCGCTGCGCGAGGCGGTGACGATGATCGACCGCACCCTCGAGGAGATGATCTGGCGGGTGGTCAGCCGCTACGGCGAGCTCTGCGGCCGGCCGGTGCTGGCCGGGCCCGACGCGGCATACGGGATGCTCGACGGCCTCTTCCAGCAGGCCCTGCTGGGCTTCACGGCGGGCGACGAGACCGTCATGACGACCCTCGCCGACCAGGTCCACGGCCTGATGCCGCTGCTGCTCGGCCCGGTGCCCGCGACACCCAGCGCGGCCAATTAG
- a CDS encoding type II CAAX endopeptidase family protein, with translation MSVTADPAPEVGAGGLPERGPAPVPAARRPLLRREVLVVLGLSLGASGVYAVLAIIDRLTKAVALAQQTSTLNSSVTPDRPWLDLAYQLTGYAVALVPVAAALYLLRRAEPPVPAVAEGRWSPSRFLGLDLRRPRFDVAGGVGLAALIGLPGLGLYVVARALGLNTQVAAANLGGAWWTIPVLVLSAIQNAVLEEVIVVGYLVTRLRQLDWRVPVVVAASSLLRGSYHLYQGFGGFVGNAVMGVVFSLVYLRWRRVGPLVVAHTILDVVAFVGYTLLKDHLTWLQ, from the coding sequence ATGTCTGTCACGGCCGACCCGGCTCCCGAGGTGGGTGCCGGAGGGCTGCCCGAGCGCGGCCCGGCCCCGGTGCCCGCCGCCCGCCGCCCCCTGCTGCGCCGCGAGGTGCTCGTCGTCCTCGGCCTGTCCCTCGGCGCGTCGGGGGTCTATGCGGTGCTCGCCATCATCGACCGGCTCACCAAGGCCGTCGCGCTGGCGCAGCAGACCTCGACGCTCAACAGCTCGGTCACCCCCGACCGCCCGTGGCTCGACCTCGCCTACCAGCTGACGGGGTATGCCGTCGCCCTCGTGCCCGTCGCCGCCGCCCTCTACCTGCTGCGCCGCGCCGAGCCGCCGGTTCCGGCGGTCGCCGAGGGTCGCTGGTCACCGAGCCGCTTCCTCGGTCTCGACCTGCGCCGCCCCCGGTTCGATGTCGCCGGAGGGGTCGGCCTCGCCGCGCTCATCGGCCTGCCCGGTCTGGGGCTCTACGTCGTGGCCCGCGCCCTCGGCCTCAACACCCAGGTCGCGGCGGCCAACCTCGGCGGGGCCTGGTGGACCATCCCCGTGCTGGTGCTGTCGGCCATCCAGAACGCCGTGCTCGAGGAGGTGATCGTGGTCGGCTACCTCGTCACCCGGCTGCGGCAGCTCGACTGGCGGGTGCCCGTGGTCGTCGCCGCCTCGTCCCTGCTGCGCGGCAGCTACCACCTCTACCAGGGGTTCGGCGGCTTCGTCGGCAACGCCGTCATGGGGGTGGTCTTCTCGCTGGTCTACCTGCGGTGGCGGCGCGTCGGGCCCCTCGTCGTCGCCCACACCATCCTCGATGTCGTCGCCTTCGTCGGCTACACCCTGCTGAAGGACCACCTCACGTGGCTGCAGTGA